From a region of the Oscillospiraceae bacterium genome:
- a CDS encoding VanZ family protein: protein MATAFGYFLNMLPYMLISLPFILLWRWLRVKQLEKRNLISPRCREILMVIFVMFLVGLVSQTVLSEITLTATGFEIVHRPGGGGLNLKLFDVFRLVEIETIERGKINFFLINIVGNILVFVPIGFFACLLWRKPSFLKALLSGLLTSLAIELAQFPLERGTDIDDLWLNTLGALLGWVIYIAVQHNTDTGKYRIQKRNNT from the coding sequence ATGGCTACAGCATTTGGATATTTCCTGAACATGCTTCCGTATATGCTGATCTCTCTGCCGTTCATCCTATTATGGCGTTGGCTGCGCGTAAAGCAATTGGAAAAACGCAATCTGATCAGTCCCCGGTGCCGGGAAATTTTAATGGTGATTTTCGTGATGTTCCTTGTGGGATTGGTCTCCCAGACGGTGCTGTCTGAAATCACCCTGACGGCCACCGGTTTTGAGATCGTCCACCGACCCGGCGGAGGCGGCCTGAATCTGAAATTATTCGACGTATTCCGGCTCGTTGAAATCGAGACCATCGAACGCGGCAAAATCAATTTCTTTCTGATCAATATCGTCGGAAATATCCTGGTGTTTGTCCCCATTGGCTTTTTCGCCTGTCTGCTGTGGAGAAAACCCTCGTTTTTAAAAGCACTATTATCCGGCTTATTGACCTCGCTGGCCATCGAACTGGCACAATTCCCGCTTGAACGAGGCACCGACATTGACGATCTGTGGCTCAATACCCTCGGCGCACTGCTCGGCTGGGTAATCTATATTGCCGTGCAACACAACACGGACACCGGCAAATACCGCATCCAAAAAAGGAATAATACCTAA
- a CDS encoding mechanosensitive ion channel — translation MKDFWQWILDFNEKTNTTFEGGIFTTLLVWICVFIAAWILLHIINRILKEKEKRGKKNTYPLLGHLLRALVYIIAVTGGLFQILPLKTLTVSLLATSGVLAVIIGLASQEAFSNLVHGLFISIFKPFVIGDIITIKDIDVTGIVEDITLHHTVLKTFQNNRIIVPNAKTNSSVLENRMLGETRVCNYLDVDVAYTADIDKAVSVLQELALAHPNCIDARSPQEIEADASVVVVRVVEFKDSGVALRGFIWSADPGSGFVMLCDLRKEILRVFPENGIEIPYNYMNVIIKGQDSAKDKS, via the coding sequence GTGAAAGACTTCTGGCAGTGGATTCTGGATTTCAACGAAAAAACAAATACCACTTTTGAGGGCGGCATCTTTACGACGCTGCTGGTGTGGATCTGCGTCTTTATCGCAGCTTGGATCTTACTGCATATTATCAACCGTATTTTAAAGGAAAAAGAAAAACGCGGCAAAAAGAATACCTACCCGCTGCTGGGACATCTGCTGCGCGCACTGGTTTATATTATTGCGGTCACAGGCGGATTGTTCCAGATTCTCCCCCTGAAGACGCTGACTGTCTCTCTGCTGGCAACCTCCGGCGTATTGGCAGTGATCATCGGCCTGGCTTCGCAGGAGGCTTTTTCAAATCTCGTCCACGGTCTGTTTATCTCGATTTTTAAACCGTTTGTGATTGGGGACATCATCACGATCAAGGATATCGACGTGACCGGTATCGTGGAGGACATCACCCTGCACCACACAGTGCTTAAAACTTTTCAAAATAACCGGATCATCGTACCCAACGCCAAGACTAACAGCTCCGTACTTGAAAACCGGATGCTGGGCGAAACGCGGGTCTGCAATTACCTCGACGTCGATGTCGCCTATACCGCCGATATTGACAAAGCCGTCTCCGTACTGCAGGAACTTGCGCTCGCACACCCCAACTGCATTGACGCCAGAAGCCCCCAAGAAATCGAAGCAGACGCATCGGTCGTGGTCGTGCGGGTGGTCGAATTTAAAGATTCCGGCGTAGCACTGCGCGGATTTATCTGGTCGGCCGATCCGGGTTCCGGATTCGTCATGCTGTGCGATCTGAGAAAGGAAATTCTCAGGGTTTTCCCCGAAAACGGCATCGAAATCCCTTATAATTATATGAATGTCATCATAAAAGGCCAAGATAGCGCAAAAGATAAGTCCTGA
- a CDS encoding M14 family zinc carboxypeptidase, whose product MTSTRLLAPLLACLLFCCACADTTAPSSIAANAHPSSEISSVPLDFFAELGIPETVGFDGIYTRETRQMMLSLGFTYSDVEALIDQGYTTDEIFLFTTEEKDVYAVAGRFTPHESLLELTKTLYSEIENLDDYFTSFGDENTIVPELIQYGESVLGRPLYYYHIKNPNREPTKKVMLTFAIHGYEGEASCDGAYLAEQAYQIAFFYCLKPQYLEDAELFIVPMVNPDGVMNRNGGEKFGRGQSQGIDMNRDFLKGQFKAQETVALRNLMKELSPDVFIDFHGWYDESYGDAELGRAFAANLGLAHVSEEYGTRQGYLYGYAKSQGARALLVEHSGYASVNTKDLILSLNIIMRMDLSQTAQ is encoded by the coding sequence ATGACATCCACTCGACTGCTTGCGCCGCTGCTGGCCTGTCTACTTTTTTGCTGTGCCTGTGCGGATACCACCGCTCCCAGTTCCATTGCAGCGAATGCACATCCCTCTTCGGAGATTTCCTCCGTCCCATTGGATTTCTTCGCCGAACTCGGTATTCCGGAAACGGTGGGATTCGATGGTATTTATACCCGGGAAACCCGGCAGATGATGCTCTCACTGGGATTCACCTACAGCGACGTTGAAGCGCTGATCGATCAGGGCTACACGACCGACGAGATATTTTTATTCACCACCGAGGAAAAGGATGTCTACGCCGTTGCAGGCCGTTTCACACCGCATGAGTCGCTGCTGGAGCTGACAAAAACGCTCTACTCCGAGATCGAGAACTTGGATGATTATTTCACCTCGTTCGGCGATGAGAATACGATTGTTCCGGAATTGATTCAATACGGCGAAAGCGTTCTGGGCCGTCCGCTCTACTATTATCATATCAAAAATCCAAACCGTGAGCCGACCAAAAAAGTCATGCTGACCTTTGCGATTCACGGTTATGAGGGCGAGGCCTCCTGCGACGGCGCTTATCTGGCCGAACAGGCCTATCAGATCGCATTTTTCTATTGCCTCAAGCCCCAATATCTCGAGGATGCGGAATTGTTCATCGTGCCGATGGTCAATCCCGACGGCGTCATGAACCGCAACGGCGGAGAAAAATTCGGGCGTGGGCAGTCCCAGGGTATCGATATGAATCGCGATTTTCTCAAGGGGCAATTCAAAGCCCAGGAAACGGTTGCTCTCCGAAATCTGATGAAAGAACTCTCCCCCGACGTCTTCATCGATTTTCACGGCTGGTATGACGAATCTTACGGCGACGCCGAACTCGGGCGTGCGTTTGCGGCAAATCTAGGCCTTGCGCACGTCAGCGAGGAATACGGCACGCGTCAGGGATATTTATACGGCTATGCCAAGTCTCAGGGAGCGCGTGCCCTGTTGGTTGAACACAGCGGTTACGCCTCGGTCAACACCAAAGATCTGATTTTATCGCTGAATATCATCATGCGGATGGATCTGAGTCAAACGGCTCAATAA